Proteins from a single region of Oreochromis niloticus isolate F11D_XX linkage group LG7, O_niloticus_UMD_NMBU, whole genome shotgun sequence:
- the ska1 gene encoding SKA complex subunit 1 has translation MGDLEDINHHIHDRITSIKHMLDLSVIELPQNKMKKLGQELFALERLLEEFEKGVDQQKEQLKHLKELDEVFQKYLQDGQHIKDNIPPHMPRKKGPLKGSEPAINQKEAVEVPPAEKKHSKSFVREMEFVTMPEFESIPQYMKGRVTYEQLNAAVESINAAVAAKYKIVHQSIKTLNNHSRKLHQRFKDQETKDTKGQYFVVEDDIREFTQMKVDKRFQGILNMLRHCQRLRELRGGGLTRYMLL, from the exons ATGGGGGACCTCGAAGATATCAACCACCACATTCATGATAGAATAACTTCTATAAAACACATGCTGGATCTGTCAGTTATTG AATTGCCTCAAAACAAGATGAAGAAACTTGGACAAGAACTGTTTGCCCTGGAGAGACTTCTGGAGGAGTTTGAAAAAGGTGTTGACCAGCAGAAGGAGCAGCTGAAACATCTCAAG gAACTTGATGAGGTTTTCCAGAAGTATCTGCAGGATGGTCAGCACATTAAGGATAACATCCCTCCACACATGCCCCGGAAGAAGGGCCCGCTCAA AGGAAGCGAACCTGCAATAAATCAGAAAGAAGCTGTAGAGGTTCCgccagcagaaaaaaaacacagcaagaGTTTTGTCAGAGAGATGGAGTTCGTCACTATGCCAGAGTTTGAGAGCATCCCTCA GTACATGAAAGGACGTGTGACATATgagcagctcaatgcagcagtgGAGAGCATCAATGCTGCTGTAGCAGCCAAGTACAAGATTGTGCATCAGTCCATCAAAACACTCAACAATCACTCACGAAAGCTGCACCAGCGCTTTAAGGACCAAGAGACCAAAGATACAAAAG GTCAGTATTTTGTTGTGGAGGATGACATTCGTGAATTTACCCAGATGAAGGTGGACAAACGCTTTCAGGGGATTCTGAACATGCTGCGGCACTGCCAGCGCCTGCGGGAGCTCCGAGGGGGAGGACTCACCCGCTACATGCTGTTATGA